One genomic region from Pseudomonas hormoni encodes:
- a CDS encoding FAD-dependent oxidoreductase produces the protein MALHRVARFADVPDNRGLEVRIGDTKIVLLRVGDQLRAYQGECPHAGAPLAEGALCHGRLICPWHKAAYRVEDGALCEPPSLDSLKRYPLEMRDDEVWVDENPLPDAHTPPADDERTFVIIGAGAAGTAGAAALREKGFGGRVLLIDREPEAGYDRTVLSKFVIAGEMPPEEVPPLRDDSFYREQRIDRINGEVASLDANARTVQLKDGQTLSYDAALIATGGTPKSLDLPGADLPQVFLLRSKDQAQKILAAAQPGQRAVIIGDSFIAMESASALREYGLDVTVLARHEVPFAKQFGETVGKAILARHVAHGVVFLTDSEAAQIEGTDKVEAVKLKNGQRLPADLVLVGIGVSPATGPFKDLPMENDHSLKVDGGMGVTEGLWAAGDIATFPLNGQPQRIEHWRLAQQHARIAAANMLGGDEHYLDVPYFWTWHFGKNYDYLGHAETGDEVEFKGDPYHPPFIGLFGKNGVVTAAIACDEERAMAMLAERMKQPLPVDEAWRLIRDV, from the coding sequence ATGGCACTGCACCGCGTTGCCCGTTTTGCCGATGTTCCCGATAACCGTGGCCTGGAAGTCCGGATTGGGGACACCAAAATCGTCTTGCTGCGGGTCGGCGATCAACTACGCGCCTATCAGGGCGAATGCCCGCACGCCGGGGCGCCGCTGGCCGAGGGTGCGCTGTGTCACGGACGCCTGATTTGCCCGTGGCACAAGGCAGCGTACCGGGTCGAGGACGGTGCGTTGTGTGAACCGCCGTCGCTGGACAGTCTCAAGCGCTACCCTCTGGAAATGCGCGATGACGAAGTCTGGGTCGACGAAAACCCGCTTCCGGATGCTCATACCCCGCCGGCCGATGATGAACGTACGTTTGTGATTATCGGCGCCGGCGCCGCAGGCACGGCGGGTGCGGCGGCGTTACGCGAAAAGGGTTTCGGCGGCCGCGTGCTGCTGATCGACCGCGAACCTGAGGCCGGTTACGACCGCACCGTGTTGAGCAAATTCGTGATCGCCGGGGAGATGCCGCCAGAGGAAGTCCCACCGCTGCGTGATGACAGCTTTTATCGCGAGCAGCGCATCGATCGCATAAACGGTGAAGTGGCGAGCCTCGATGCCAACGCCCGGACCGTGCAGCTCAAGGATGGCCAGACATTGAGCTATGACGCCGCGCTGATCGCCACGGGCGGCACACCCAAATCGCTCGATTTACCTGGCGCCGACCTGCCGCAAGTGTTCTTGCTGCGCTCGAAAGACCAGGCACAAAAAATCCTGGCCGCCGCCCAACCCGGCCAGCGTGCAGTGATCATTGGCGACAGCTTTATTGCGATGGAATCCGCATCCGCGCTACGCGAATACGGCCTGGACGTCACCGTCCTGGCCCGCCACGAGGTGCCCTTCGCCAAACAGTTTGGCGAAACGGTCGGCAAAGCGATTCTTGCCCGCCATGTGGCCCACGGCGTGGTGTTCCTCACCGACAGCGAAGCCGCGCAGATTGAGGGCACAGACAAGGTTGAAGCGGTGAAACTGAAGAACGGTCAGCGTCTGCCGGCGGATTTGGTTTTAGTCGGCATTGGCGTCAGCCCGGCAACCGGACCGTTTAAAGATCTGCCCATGGAAAACGATCATTCCCTGAAAGTCGACGGCGGCATGGGCGTGACCGAAGGACTATGGGCGGCCGGTGATATCGCGACCTTCCCGCTCAACGGCCAGCCGCAACGGATCGAGCATTGGCGCCTGGCACAACAGCATGCACGGATTGCGGCGGCGAATATGCTGGGCGGCGACGAGCATTACCTGGATGTGCCGTACTTCTGGACCTGGCACTTCGGCAAAAACTACGACTACCTCGGTCACGCCGAAACGGGGGACGAGGTCGAGTTCAAGGGCGATCCGTACCACCCACCCTTTATCGGCCTGTTCGGCAAGAACGGCGTGGTGACCGCCGCCATCGCCTGCGATGAAGAGCGGGCAATGGCGATGCTGGCCGAGCGAATGAAACAGCCGCTGCCTGTTGACGAGGCGTGGCGGCTGATTCGGGACGTTTAG
- a CDS encoding YbhB/YbcL family Raf kinase inhibitor-like protein, translating into MTRLTSLNPWLAAVAVALCVQFPAQAQERFTVSIPGVTDNRLFTSAAASDAAGCGGKNQSPALSWTAGPAGTQSYAIVMHDPDGQKGLGSDHWVHYGIKPATRQIPAGVGAKSALEGVGGSNSKGTTGYIGPCPPVGDSSHHYIIQLYALDLAPDALPAGLTRAQLLEKIKGHVLKNSSVVRRYHR; encoded by the coding sequence ATGACCCGATTGACCTCACTGAACCCTTGGCTGGCGGCCGTTGCCGTCGCCCTTTGCGTGCAGTTTCCGGCGCAGGCCCAGGAACGTTTCACCGTCAGCATTCCCGGTGTGACGGACAACCGCCTGTTCACTTCGGCGGCGGCCAGCGATGCAGCTGGCTGTGGCGGCAAGAACCAGTCTCCGGCCCTGAGCTGGACCGCTGGACCTGCGGGCACCCAGAGCTACGCCATCGTCATGCACGATCCGGATGGCCAGAAAGGCTTGGGTTCCGATCACTGGGTTCACTACGGCATCAAACCGGCGACCCGCCAGATTCCGGCCGGTGTCGGCGCCAAATCCGCCCTCGAAGGCGTGGGTGGCAGCAATAGCAAAGGCACCACCGGCTACATCGGTCCTTGCCCGCCGGTCGGCGATAGCTCCCACCATTACATCATCCAGCTCTACGCCCTCGACCTTGCTCCGGACGCCTTGCCCGCCGGCCTGACCCGCGCGCAGCTGCTGGAAAAAATCAAAGGCCATGTGCTGAAAAACAGCAGCGTGGTGCGGCGATATCACCGCTGA
- a CDS encoding vWA domain-containing protein codes for MSLPLHILRPAAQGFAAGLLLAVAGCGVSSKPDSAAVPVVVSPPAQGALVRSEAVMADVTMAKRSVRPAPMASFAPESLPPGYQDEQREQYQALADNPIHSVAEAPVSTFSADVDTGAYANVRRLLNQGRLPPEGAVRLEEMVNYFPYDYALPTDGSPFGVTTELAPSPWNPHTRLLRIGIKASDRAVAELAPANLVFLVDVSGSMDRREGLPLVKSTLKLLVDQLREQDRVSLVVYAGDSRVVLEPTSGREKAKIRTAIDQLTAGGSTAGASGIELAYQMAQQAFIPKGINRILLATDGDFNVGISDFDSLKQMAVDKRKTGVSLTTLGFGVDNYNEHLMEQLADAGDGNYAYIDNLREARKVLVDQLGSTLAVVAKNVKLQVEFNPAQVSEYRLLGYENRALKREDFSNDKVDAGEIGAGHTVTALYEIVPKGEKGWLEPLRYGKSDSVVSGMNGELAMLRVRYQLSEGGKSRLIERPIAGGSEGKASDDLRFAAAVAAFSQQLKDGRYTGDFSLKDTEALARGARGDDRFGLRAEFVQLVELAQSLRTTTAANSEPLKGGYN; via the coding sequence ATGTCTCTCCCTCTGCATATCCTCCGCCCGGCCGCCCAGGGTTTCGCCGCCGGGTTGCTGCTGGCCGTTGCCGGTTGCGGTGTTTCGTCCAAACCTGATTCCGCTGCCGTTCCGGTTGTGGTTTCGCCTCCCGCACAAGGTGCGCTGGTGCGCAGTGAGGCGGTCATGGCCGATGTGACCATGGCCAAGCGCAGCGTACGTCCGGCTCCCATGGCGAGTTTTGCACCTGAGTCTTTGCCGCCGGGTTATCAGGATGAGCAGCGTGAGCAATATCAAGCGCTGGCGGATAACCCCATTCACAGCGTGGCCGAAGCGCCAGTCTCCACCTTCAGCGCCGACGTCGACACGGGCGCCTATGCCAACGTTCGCCGCCTGCTCAATCAAGGTCGCCTGCCACCCGAGGGCGCGGTGCGGTTGGAGGAGATGGTCAATTACTTCCCCTACGATTACGCCTTGCCCACCGATGGCTCGCCGTTTGGCGTGACCACTGAACTGGCGCCGTCACCGTGGAACCCGCATACGCGCTTGCTGCGCATCGGCATCAAGGCGTCGGACCGCGCAGTGGCAGAATTGGCCCCGGCAAACCTGGTGTTTCTGGTGGACGTGTCCGGTTCGATGGACCGGCGCGAGGGGTTACCGTTGGTCAAAAGCACCCTGAAATTGTTGGTCGATCAATTGCGCGAGCAGGATCGGGTGTCATTGGTGGTCTACGCCGGCGACTCGCGTGTGGTGCTCGAACCCACTTCCGGACGGGAAAAAGCGAAAATTCGCACAGCCATCGATCAATTGACTGCGGGCGGCTCCACCGCCGGGGCGTCGGGCATCGAGCTGGCCTATCAAATGGCGCAGCAAGCCTTTATCCCCAAAGGCATCAACCGCATCCTGCTGGCCACCGACGGCGACTTCAACGTCGGCATCAGCGACTTCGACAGCCTCAAGCAAATGGCTGTGGATAAACGCAAGACTGGCGTTTCCCTGACCACCCTGGGGTTTGGTGTAGATAACTACAATGAACACCTGATGGAACAACTGGCCGACGCCGGCGATGGCAACTACGCCTACATCGACAATCTGCGTGAGGCGCGCAAGGTGCTGGTGGATCAGCTCGGCTCGACCCTCGCGGTCGTGGCAAAAAACGTGAAGCTGCAAGTGGAGTTCAACCCGGCGCAGGTCAGCGAGTACCGGTTGTTGGGATATGAGAATCGTGCATTGAAGCGTGAGGATTTCAGCAACGACAAGGTCGATGCCGGTGAAATCGGCGCAGGGCATACGGTCACGGCGTTGTACGAAATTGTGCCGAAGGGTGAGAAGGGGTGGTTGGAGCCGTTGCGGTATGGCAAGTCCGATTCGGTTGTTTCCGGGATGAACGGAGAATTGGCGATGCTGCGTGTGCGTTATCAGCTGTCCGAAGGTGGGAAAAGTCGCTTGATCGAACGTCCGATTGCAGGTGGTTCGGAAGGTAAGGCCAGTGACGACCTGCGATTTGCCGCGGCTGTGGCGGCGTTTTCCCAGCAGCTCAAGGATGGCCGTTACACCGGTGATTTCAGCCTGAAGGACACCGAAGCACTGGCTCGCGGTGCGCGAGGCGATGATCGCTTTGGTCTGCGTGCAGAGTTCGTGCAATTGGTGGAGCTGGCGCAAAGCCTGCGGACCACGACCGCCGCCAACAGTGAGCCGCTTAAAGGAGGCTACAACTGA
- a CDS encoding RNA polymerase sigma factor — protein sequence MSAPESSDESLLARYRSGDGPAFEILYARHRQGLYRFLLGLSGKSELAEEVYQETWLSLIRSTSQPQGRANFRTWLYQIARNRLIDHWRKHGIHNPLHDSYDEQTHALADDAADPEQLLSLSRDSQRLEVALQTLPTDQREVFLLRAHGDLDLPQIATLTETPLETVKSRLRYAQQKLRRLLAEEVLT from the coding sequence ATGTCTGCTCCCGAATCGAGCGACGAATCACTGCTGGCCCGCTATCGCTCAGGCGACGGGCCAGCGTTCGAGATTCTGTACGCCCGTCACCGGCAAGGTCTTTACCGGTTCCTCCTCGGTCTGAGCGGCAAATCCGAACTGGCCGAGGAGGTTTACCAGGAAACCTGGCTGAGCCTGATCCGCAGCACCAGTCAGCCACAAGGCCGGGCGAATTTTCGTACGTGGCTCTACCAGATTGCCCGCAATCGCCTGATCGATCACTGGCGCAAACACGGAATCCACAACCCCTTGCACGATAGCTATGACGAACAGACCCACGCCCTGGCTGATGACGCCGCCGATCCCGAACAACTGCTGAGTCTGAGCCGCGATAGCCAGCGCCTCGAAGTTGCCCTGCAAACCCTGCCCACCGACCAGCGCGAAGTATTCCTGCTGCGCGCCCACGGCGATCTCGACCTGCCGCAGATCGCCACCCTCACCGAAACACCGCTGGAGACCGTCAAAAGCCGCTTGCGCTACGCCCAGCAAAAACTGCGTCGGCTGCTGGCCGAGGAGGTACTGACATGA
- the gabD gene encoding NADP-dependent succinate-semialdehyde dehydrogenase: protein MQLKDTQLFRQQAFIDGAWVDADNGQTIKVNNPATGEILGTVPKMGAAETRRAIEAADKALPAWRALTAKDRANKLRRWFELIIENQDDLARLMTMEQGKPLAEAKGEIVYAASFIEWFAEEAKRIYGDVIPGHQPDKRLIVIKQPIGVTAAITPWNFPAAMITRKAGPALAAGCTMVLKPASQTPFSAFALAELAQRAGIPAGVFSVVSGSAGDIGSELTSNPIVRKLSFTGSTEIGRQLMAECAKDIKKVSLELGGNAPFIVFDDADLDKAVEGAIISKYRNNGQTCVCANRLYIQDSVYDAFAEKLKVAVSKLKIGNGLEDGTTTGPLIDEKAVAKVQEHIADAVSKGATVLSGGKSMEGNFFEPTILTNVPNNAAVAKEETFGPLAPLFRFKDEAEVIAMSNDTEFGLASYFYARDLGRVFRVAEALEYGMVGVNTGLISNEVAPFGGIKASGLGREGSKYGIEDYLEIKYLCLGI, encoded by the coding sequence ATGCAGCTTAAAGACACCCAGTTGTTCCGCCAGCAAGCCTTCATCGATGGCGCTTGGGTCGATGCGGACAATGGTCAGACGATCAAGGTCAACAACCCGGCAACGGGCGAAATTCTGGGCACCGTGCCGAAAATGGGCGCTGCCGAAACCCGCCGTGCGATCGAAGCCGCTGACAAGGCGCTGCCGGCCTGGCGTGCACTGACCGCCAAGGACCGCGCGAACAAGCTGCGTCGCTGGTTCGAGCTGATCATCGAGAACCAGGACGACCTGGCTCGTCTGATGACTATGGAACAGGGCAAGCCACTGGCCGAAGCCAAGGGCGAAATCGTTTACGCCGCTTCCTTTATCGAGTGGTTCGCCGAAGAAGCCAAACGCATCTACGGTGACGTGATTCCGGGCCACCAGCCAGACAAGCGCCTGATCGTGATCAAGCAGCCAATCGGCGTGACCGCTGCAATCACCCCGTGGAACTTCCCGGCTGCGATGATCACCCGTAAAGCCGGCCCGGCCCTGGCCGCCGGTTGCACCATGGTGCTCAAGCCTGCTTCGCAAACGCCGTTCTCGGCATTCGCTCTGGCTGAACTGGCCCAGCGTGCCGGCATTCCTGCTGGCGTGTTCAGCGTTGTGTCCGGCAGCGCCGGCGACATCGGCAGCGAGCTGACCAGCAACCCGATCGTGCGCAAATTGTCCTTCACCGGCTCGACCGAAATCGGTCGTCAGCTGATGGCCGAATGCGCCAAGGACATCAAGAAAGTGTCCCTGGAACTGGGCGGCAACGCGCCGTTCATCGTGTTCGACGACGCGGACCTGGATAAGGCCGTCGAAGGCGCGATCATTTCCAAATACCGCAACAACGGCCAGACCTGCGTCTGCGCCAACCGTCTGTACATTCAGGATTCGGTCTACGACGCATTCGCCGAGAAGCTGAAAGTGGCGGTGTCCAAACTCAAGATCGGCAACGGTCTGGAAGACGGCACCACCACCGGTCCGCTGATCGACGAAAAAGCCGTGGCCAAGGTTCAAGAGCACATTGCTGACGCCGTTTCCAAAGGCGCCACCGTGCTGTCCGGCGGCAAGAGCATGGAAGGCAACTTCTTCGAGCCGACCATCCTGACCAACGTGCCGAACAACGCAGCCGTGGCCAAGGAAGAAACCTTCGGTCCATTGGCGCCGCTGTTCCGTTTCAAAGACGAAGCCGAAGTGATCGCGATGTCGAACGACACCGAGTTCGGTCTGGCCTCGTACTTCTATGCTCGCGACCTGGGCCGTGTGTTCCGTGTGGCGGAAGCCCTGGAATACGGTATGGTCGGCGTCAACACCGGGTTGATCTCCAACGAAGTCGCGCCGTTCGGCGGCATCAAGGCGTCGGGCCTGGGCCGTGAAGGCTCCAAGTACGGCATCGAAGATTACCTGGAAATCAAATACCTCTGCCTGGGCATCTAA
- the gabT gene encoding 4-aminobutyrate--2-oxoglutarate transaminase, producing MSKTNASLMKRREAAVPRGVGQIHPIFAESAKNATVTDVEGREFIDFAGGIAVLNTGHVHPKIIAAVTEQLNKLTHTCFQVLAYEPYVEVCEKINAKVPGDFAKKTLLVTTGSEAVENAVKIARAATGRAGVIAFTGAYHGRTMMTLGLTGKVVPYSAGMGLMPGGIFRALYPNELHGVSIDDSIASIERIFKNDAEPRDIAAIIIEPVQGEGGFYVAPKEFMKRLRALCDQHGILLIADEVQTGAGRTGTFFAMEQMGVAADLTTFAKSIAGGFPLAGVCGKAEYMDAIAPGGLGGTYAGSPIACAAALAVMEVFEEEHLLDRCKAVGERLVTGLKAIQAKYPVIGEVRALGAMIAVELFVDGDSHKPNAPAVAAVVAKARDKGLILLSCGTYGNVLRVLVPLTSPDEQLDKGLAIIEECFSEL from the coding sequence ATGAGCAAGACTAACGCATCCCTGATGAAACGCCGCGAAGCCGCTGTACCACGCGGTGTTGGCCAGATTCACCCGATCTTCGCCGAGTCCGCGAAGAACGCTACCGTGACCGACGTTGAAGGTCGCGAGTTCATCGACTTCGCCGGCGGTATCGCTGTGCTGAACACCGGTCACGTGCACCCGAAAATCATCGCCGCGGTGACCGAGCAGCTGAACAAGCTGACCCACACTTGCTTCCAGGTACTGGCTTACGAGCCGTACGTAGAAGTGTGCGAAAAAATCAACGCCAAGGTCCCAGGTGATTTCGCCAAGAAAACCCTGCTGGTCACCACCGGTTCCGAAGCTGTAGAAAACGCCGTGAAAATTGCGCGTGCCGCCACTGGCCGCGCTGGCGTGATCGCCTTCACCGGCGCTTACCACGGTCGCACCATGATGACCCTGGGCCTGACCGGTAAAGTCGTGCCTTACTCGGCCGGCATGGGCCTGATGCCAGGCGGCATCTTCCGCGCGCTGTACCCGAACGAACTGCACGGCGTGAGCATCGACGATTCGATCGCCAGCATCGAACGCATCTTCAAGAACGACGCCGAGCCGCGTGATATCGCTGCCATTATCATCGAGCCGGTTCAGGGCGAAGGTGGTTTCTACGTCGCGCCTAAAGAGTTCATGAAGCGCCTGCGTGCTCTGTGCGACCAGCACGGCATCCTGCTGATTGCTGACGAAGTGCAAACCGGCGCTGGCCGTACCGGCACTTTCTTCGCCATGGAACAGATGGGCGTTGCTGCCGACCTGACCACCTTCGCCAAATCCATCGCTGGCGGCTTCCCGCTGGCCGGTGTGTGCGGCAAGGCCGAATACATGGACGCCATTGCTCCAGGCGGCCTGGGCGGCACCTACGCCGGTAGCCCGATCGCTTGCGCCGCGGCCCTGGCCGTGATGGAAGTGTTCGAAGAAGAGCACCTGCTGGATCGCTGCAAGGCTGTCGGCGAGCGTCTGGTTACTGGCCTGAAAGCCATCCAGGCCAAGTACCCGGTGATCGGCGAAGTCCGTGCCCTGGGCGCGATGATCGCGGTCGAGCTGTTCGTTGATGGCGACAGCCACAAGCCGAACGCTCCAGCGGTAGCCGCCGTTGTGGCCAAGGCTCGCGACAAGGGCTTGATCCTGCTGTCCTGCGGCACCTACGGCAACGTTCTGCGCGTCCTGGTACCGCTGACCTCGCCGGACGAGCAACTGGACAAAGGCCTGGCGATCATCGAAGAGTGCTTCTCGGAGCTCTGA